TAGGAAGTAAGTAAGGCTGTTAATTAGGTACACTACGCCTATCTCACAAACGAATGAATAGGGTTGCGGCAGCAAACGTATCCAATAGCGTAGGCTGCCGCAAACTACCAATATAGCGAATCAAAATATCTCTCATATAAAatcaaagttcaataaaaacgaACAAACGAATTTTTGGGCCTGGATTTATTTGTGCCTGTgccttcaatgtttgtgaaacctcccgcgacaaaTGGATCAAACACTCTACCGTGGGAGCCGGCAAAAGTCAATAACAGTCATCAATTCATCTCTTattaaagtcaaagtcaaattctttatttcaattagaccagtatatggcacttttgaacgtcaaaacaatttatatatgaacaatattaaaaactagtgtcagtctgtcggtcagtctcctattgaagctacattaaaaatatacgtcTTGGTTATTGACTGTGTTAAAATGATACCTTGCTGTTACTGTCTGAAATTATGATAAGAGATTTACCCTCTTCAACCCTCATCTGACAGGGTCGAAGCATGCACTAAGGGATGCAACAGTGCATAGCGCAGTACATACGGCAACTTTCTTAACTTGCCTATATGTCTACCTGAAGTATCTGGACTCTAAGCAATACATATGATTCCTCATCCACTCATACCTTGGTCCTCGTCTTCCTCGGCGGAGTCTCCAGCGACCTCCGCGTTCTCGGCCTCCGCACGCTCCATCTGTCTCGCCAGCTCAGCTTCGTCAGACGCTGTCACCACCTTAGGCTGTAATTACATTGTACAGTTTAGTATCTCTAGTCATATAGGTATTTATTCATACAGGTCATACAGGTTTGCCCGATTTGTTTCGTCGGACACTACCGGTGACCTGAATCATGAGATGACGCAGCGGGTTGCGGGTCGAACAAGTCGGGCAATTACGATAAATACgggtgagtaaaccattgcatcatttattaagtgtgaacatttaaaaatgtatatagtTTACATATAAATGTCTTTTCAACATACCGCCATTTGCACGTTGAACACACCGCCGGCGGTGTCTATGGTCTCCTTGATTTTGTCTATGGCATCCTGCAACGCCTTGAGACCGTCAGCCTTCTCGGGAGTTGACGTCGTCAttactgaaattgaaaaatataagaaactATTGCAATAATATACATGTAAATAGTATCTATTGTAAGTATTAGCAAACCCTAACAtctattttgtgttgttttagatACAGGAATTCTGCAATTGCAATTAGCAGATTGccgtaaaaaaaactattgcaatagagataaaagtctaaaatactatagttaaaaaataataaccaagGTCACTGTTCCTTCTTGAACTACAATAccctaaatgttttatttcctaGTATTAGATCAGTAGAACtgaatttacttaaatattttaatagtttacttatttaaataggtaatgCTTACCATACAAGGGTGGAGCAATGAGATTGATCTTGATAGGCAAGTCCACAGTGGAGAGTGCGAGCCCTGCCTTCAATGCAGCACGGACGGCGTCAATGCCCTCATAACCGTAGCATGCACATTCAATGTCAGCCCTAATCTTGACTGCTTGTGACGTCAGCTTCCTCTTGATGTTGGCTAGAAGGACTTCTTTAGTGTTCTCGTCAAGACCACACTCATTTAACACTGATGGGTCTCTGAAAATAGAAAGATATTGAAGCTATCGTAATGTTTATTGATGTAAGTAAGTAGTCtattggatttgtttttttttttaattacttggcAGTGCTGCATAGTGCGCTATTCTGCAGGCCTAAAACTTTAAAGTTGTTTCTGGCGATATTagtattgttgttgttttcgttttaaatgattttttatcagTTTGTTTTTAGCATTGTGTAACATAGACAACTTAATCAACACAACAATGTATTCAACATATTGGAACATCTGAGATTTGTTATCTGATTCTATTATGATGATTGATTTCCAACATATTAAATACTGGTCTAACAGAagtcataacaaaaaattaagtcttGCACTGTGACTTTCAGATATGTCCATTGCCTGAATATTTTTAGGACCACAAAAATGTTgccatattaattaaataatactcaCACAGCTGCTTGTTTGAAGAAATCATAAGCAGAGGCCTTCTTCTTATATTTCTCTTCAAAGAGCCATGCTGTCCTTTTGTAAAGCTCCTCCAACTGTTCCGAGCTCTCGTAGTGCAGAAGCTCTGCCACGTGACGCAGGATGGAGTTCACCGCTTTAGCCTTGGCGTACCTCTCTGTACACTTATCTATGTCCTCGGCTGATACACGACGTTTTGACAAGTCTATGTAACCTGTAATATTTTGggtgatattataataacaatttataatgaGCTAAGTTGTAGATACTGGAGGtgtactttgttttaaattctttgCTTTTATGTTGTCTATTGTTGGAGTCTACATAGGAAAAAACCCAGACTTCTagttttaacaatatttcatgTATGAAAAACTGTCTCCTGATCTTCAGAGAGACCATTCCAGgcataataattgtaataaaatggcAATAATGCccattgtattattattttctttgagtaACTTGTAAAAGTTTCAATGTCTGGTGAAGACAGAAGTTCTACTATCTCAATACATAAAGAAGACTATTTAGCACTATTACCTTTCTCTTTGTCCACTCTGATGACGACCACGGGCTCAGTCTTGCCCACTCTGATCAATTTGTTGATGGATCTGATACGACGTCTGGACAACTCGGAGAGCAAGATCATGCCCtcaatattattgtattctAGCAGGTGGACGTACGCGCCCATCTCCGCGATGGACCTGACGTTCACCATCACCACATCTTCCACCTCAGGATACTTTTCTTGATAAAACCGACACGAAAGAGGCAtctgaaacagtttttttattcataacctAACACTTTCTAACCAACTCGAATTTAAGGTAGTTAATGCATTTAGCTTGCTCTTTTTATTACCTTGGTTGTGTTTTATatcttattttgaaaataatcgaggctaataattaaaataatgatgaaatacaGCACTTGTTCACGTTGACGACAGAAGACAACTTTGACGTTCCGTTTTGACAAGTTGCATGATGAAGACCGGTTACGCGGAATCCTGGTGtgctttgaaataaatttcaatagaataatatttacttcaGTTACACAGTAAAGCTGAAATATGCCTTCTAAATGGTATTTAATATATCCTTAAATTAACTGCTTCTTGAACATGAACTGCTCTGCAGGTGCTAACAAGGTCCTGCGTAAAACGAACATTGATCATGCATCGATGTTGCTTGttgtaaaatgtatgtaatgttttcTCTTTGTCGACCGCTCACGTCTTGACGAATGTCCTTACACtccttacataataaaatattatattatgaaaaaataaaatagtattttttaagtgaTTCTATTACACTTTTTGATCACGCATCCTACCCCTTCTTGTTTCCTCAAGTGTTTGATCTACACGGAAACGAGCCGCGAATCATTCAATCAAAGTGATAATagaatttacaaattattaattacaataaaattagtaggtaatgataaaagtttttttcctATATAGAAGAATATTGTAAATCAACTTCTTTGTAGTTTTGGTTTAATGCAACAAtaactgaattattatttactatcacatctttactcatttatttactcaaaagaaaacagtcaatttaattttgaaaattaataaaaccaaatcaaaattaagaccattaattaaatgttgatgTAAGCAAGTTACGAcagaacaattttaaaatcttcatCACCAACAGCTGTTCACTatcaactgttttatttaaatcatttcatGTCATTTACAatgtaggaaataaaatattacaatcgtAATGATTTGTTACTGTGTAGTTATAATTAAAGTGGGAGTGTGGCGCGTGTTTATCTTTAGCGTTCATTAAGGCCTATTAACAAATGAAATCTATCGCATTCCGAGCTGATATTCACTAGATATGTTCTAGGAAGGCCTATTTAAAGACTATATCCTTGACAGTGCGATTGTATATCCTTTATGGACCCACATAATATGTATAGTGAGCAATATATTGATAAAGAATTgatgaaaaaatcttttcttcGTTTATCGACCTAACAGGAGACGCAGGGTTATGCATTTCGTTTTCAAACTCCACGTACGACTCCCACGACTTTAcgacttttcaataaaaaaaatcaattttataggacttctttttgattattaattactagtttGTTCGCtctctaataaaattataaaacagttccATTTTAGATCCAGAAGTAATGGATACACCGAGGTTGGTGGAAGGACCAAAATTGGAAACTTATTTTCCGAATGATTTAGGTTATGTTAAGTTGCTATCAAATACATACATGTCTCCTTAAATTGGCTGAAAGAACCATGAAACTGTATGATTAATCACTTAGTGCGCAACTATCTAATAATCTAACTGACAACTAATTCAATCATTCACAAAACGTATGACTGGTCATTTTAATTGAAGCTAGAGTTGTGGATAAAACAATGACAAGCGAAAGGATCAAATGTCGGGCAGATGTCAGCGGCATGAAACAATAGTATTTTTCAGAAGAGTGATGTCAGTCTAGATAAGTCTAATTATGACTGACAGTCCTTATATCCAcacagttaattaattaattaggctGTGGTTATATATTATTCTTGAGTAATCTTTGTCGTCGAAAATTGTCGTTTTATATCTACACTTTAAGATCGTCCTACATGGAGGAGTAGgacgatttgtttttaaatataatttcaagcTTACCAGCTAACTTTATAATCTGAACAAAACGTTTTTTAGAGTAAATGggtaaaattgaaaagaaaacacaaaGCCCCCAAAATACGATAAGGAAAGCTACTGAATCTATTCttaatatctaaatataataatcatattcgttgtttttttttaatttaactttcttAAATATGTGTAGATTTCATAAAGTGCCTAACCATAATATGTTAATAAcggttatttttaaaccaattgACTCTTAAACATTCTGCAGAATTAGAACTCTGTAAATAAGTGGTATACAAAATTGAGTAGACGCCTTTTTAGCACGAATATCTAAAACTGCATTGTAATTAGGTATTGTGCCGGCAACAACCACGGTGGTCTATTGCATCATCAAAATTAGCTCTATTACCTATCACTTAGAGGTACCAGGACACCTATCACCATGTTTTAATATAGGACTTACGATTGTGTAATGCGTCCCCCTCGACAATGTGTAATGCGTCTAAACTAAACTATTCAGAAAACTTGGATGGCAAAATCTCAAAAGCACAATGTTGGTCCACgtccacgtttttaaatgtcactctattcaaattttatcaagatCAGTCtaaccgtttttatagttgtaagttgcattgtcatcgggtttgaagctacactgAAAATTCCAGtgtgctagcttatcgggaagtgtctcaaaatttagttgcaaaaatccaaccggagcGACAAACCGACAATCACagaaacaagaaagtgagtgtataaaaacgtgggaaaaatagtCAGTTATGGCATCCacagaaaattacaaaaaagaccTAAAACTAACAGTTTCCtcttcatattataataaagtactGCCTATATGACCACTATGACACACTCTCAGTGCATTTAAACACAATTTCGTCATAAAGCATCTTCATTTTGATTAAAGGCGCAATCTTCAgacattgtattaaatatttcgcATTCAATTGCGGTTCCAGTTGTCAGTTGGGAATTAATTGATGTCTACTATATGGCTGGTGACAAATCTCAGTGGTTTCTGGCCAGTACGTATAAGCCGCAGCGGCTGGATCGCGCGGGTTGCGCGCGCGCATCTCATGTGTTCTATTTACGATATGTgttcgttattttaaattatgatggCGGTTTTtaggtaagtattttatttattgtaggaagtgctttttttttaaatagggaAGCTACTTTTTGTGTCATAGGGGCTCgatttggttttaaatttactgaaattCAATACGTGCGTACTACGAATTTCagataaatttcaaataaattttgcaaataatattttcgaatcatattttattaaaaaaatgattcataAATTTTGgtatagaaaatattgaaacttaTATATTCATAGAAATATATATCATTCATATATCAAtagaaatttaatgtttttagtacTTCTAAGACTTAGACTTTCGGGTTTTGAAGATACTGCTGTACCTTTAAACTATTGCGAAACTAACAACTGGTTTTCTGACGGGATACATACTATGACTGAGGACTATTGAGGGCAGACAAACTTGGTGCGTGTAAAATCAATCCTGATTGAGTCTAAGATGACTCAAATACCTGTATTTGAGTCATCTTAGACTGGAAAGCGACCCAGTATCTGATGAAAAGGCTAGTAAATAAGAGAGATTGCTTTCAGGAAACTGCTGAATGCTATATAACGTTTAGTGccgtttaaaaaattaaaaaatggataTTCATATCTTTGTTGCATTAATTTTGGCTGATCCTTGTCTGAATTTTATGTGTCATTGAGATAAGTATCGCATGACCATGTTCTATCGTCAAACGGTAATGACAATTTTTacgtagatatttaaaatatgttccTCAAATAGAAACGAATTTCGTAAAGGTTTTGGTTTTGCAAATGAAAACTTCTTTTAACTtcaagaagaaataaaatagcGAGAGTCGCtatattctattaatttattctaaaaaacattaaaatagaattttaatgttCGGTATCACGGGCTAACtgtcattattattaatgtgaATATCTCTGTATTAAAGTCAACTCTCATTGGCAACTTATAGGCTGCCCCAAATCGCTCACCCAAAGATAATTGTAATGTCCTTGAACTGAATTAAAATGTCCCTTATAATGGCTTTTATggtttaactttaaattattaatttgggGCATTGGAATGTTATAACGACATAGTTAATAGTTTTAGTAATGTTTCGCGCATTCGCTTTGGGCCTTAACAATTACTTCGGACATTTATTTAGTGATATCGTATAGAAATAATGGAATATAGAGGAGACAAAtccaaagaaaataatagaatatttattacagAAGACATAGATTCGTACATAGTgggtaaatttaaattaaatcaaacagaCAAGCTGATATAATTACCTAACGTACGGTGATTCCTTAAGCTTGCATTGCATTAAACTATATCTTCCGTGTAACTTCaagtttaagtaaataaatcttgaagaaatactaaaagaaaAGGTCTTTAAAAGTGATTTAACTGCTAATTATGTCAGATTTGTTTCATGTCAACTTTCTGTTATGTTAAGGTATCTTTAcgactgaataaaaaaatagagcaGGTTTACAATTTGGCAGTTTTTTTCATAACTGTCCAAACTTCTGCGGACGTGTACAGGTTACCACGGCAGACCTCAAGCTTTTGTGTGACGCACGAGTGATTTTTCCTAGTCTGTGTGACTGTATGCCTGTGCTGGATTAATTTCCTTTGCGAGCcagtcttttaaaataaaacaagtgaagtaaatgaaatataaattattatatcgtCATCGGTCCTCAATAAGTCTCCgaagtttaaatgaaatctGACCCTTCGAAGTAGATCAAAAACAAGTGAAGTTAATAAAAGCGTGGTAAAAAGTTACAGAATGATacgaaataatacaaaaaaaagtaaaactaaataaacccTCGAGAGTAAAAACTTCCAGCACCCACAACTTTTATATGGCTctaccgatttttatcaaacatggcTAAGAAGTAAGAAGAACACTCATAATtcatctttaatacaaaacaaatgaaattgaaatcgctcaatccgttgaAAAGCTATggtgtcacagacagacagatacgtaaagcttatttttatttttcgacgacctccgtggtcgagtggcgtacataccggtttcaaggtgtcgctagctctgtggtcccgggttcgatccccggtcgggtcaatgtaaatattcaaatttctacattgtctcgggtctgggtgtttgtggtaccttcgttgtatctgaattccataacacaagtgctttcgcaacttactttgggttcagaacaatgtatgtgatgttgtccgcatttattattatttcctttatttcattaaaatacatataaattacatttttaaatatatataaaaaacaacatacatttaaaaatataaaaaatagtgtccaaccggcaacgggtacagggcccaagctgccggtggtcagggctccagagagaggaacctcctcacgatgcgcgccgtgtccagaagtaccgctttctgaatcaaacccttgaccctgacgcccaacgagagcctccgaagatgttgatcgaggctcttggctattaagccattggcacttacgactatcgggacaatgattgccgagtccacctcccacaagtcgacaacctcgtgagctaaatccaaatatttcaattgtttttctttttctgctttcacgaggttctcgtcatgggggatagtgatatcaacaatcattgtccgacgctctgatcgatcgatcaccactatatcaggcttattggcaacaatagtcctgtcagtgatgatagatcgatcccagtacagtgtgatatgaccactttcgagaactgggtcgggcacatacttatagtacggcacctcagattccacaagtttgtatttcagagcaagctgctgatggataatcctggccacttggttatgtctgtgcaagtattcaccgttagcaagacgagaacatcccgaaactatatgtctcaaggattcaccgggacagtgacatgcccgacagatgtcaactgtaccatccttaattatatattttcggtagttattcgtcatgataacttcatccataattgcacatacaaacccttcggtttctccaaagagatctccgaag
The genomic region above belongs to Trichoplusia ni isolate ovarian cell line Hi5 chromosome 5, tn1, whole genome shotgun sequence and contains:
- the LOC113494236 gene encoding eukaryotic translation initiation factor 2 subunit 1 produces the protein MPLSCRFYQEKYPEVEDVVMVNVRSIAEMGAYVHLLEYNNIEGMILLSELSRRRIRSINKLIRVGKTEPVVVIRVDKEKGYIDLSKRRVSAEDIDKCTERYAKAKAVNSILRHVAELLHYESSEQLEELYKRTAWLFEEKYKKKASAYDFFKQAAVDPSVLNECGLDENTKEVLLANIKRKLTSQAVKIRADIECACYGYEGIDAVRAALKAGLALSTVDLPIKINLIAPPLYVMTTSTPEKADGLKALQDAIDKIKETIDTAGGVFNVQMAPKVVTASDEAELARQMERAEAENAEVAGDSAEEDEDQGMGDVRMDDEPQQNGASDEEEG